A region from the Bradyrhizobium erythrophlei genome encodes:
- a CDS encoding DUF805 domain-containing protein: MDWTWYLFRFEGRINRAKYWLAGLIIVCWMAFLAGLMALTTKIISGAAPGTFGFSIDDTFELVDPSSLRSAAGKFRNGEWLSATILAPQIFHAVGTLLFLWVYAATSIKRLHDRDKSGWWMVPFFVIPGLYQQLGDRLGDFYTAGFFGLVVGLLALWGLVEMYCLRGSPWTNRFGADPLPKIQTRSRSEPRASPRWDQQSEVEFVPHSAGPSPGAHVKRGHE, from the coding sequence ATGGACTGGACCTGGTATCTGTTCCGCTTTGAGGGCCGCATCAACCGCGCCAAATACTGGCTGGCGGGGCTGATTATCGTTTGCTGGATGGCGTTTCTTGCCGGGCTGATGGCGCTAACCACCAAAATCATCAGCGGGGCGGCACCCGGGACATTCGGCTTCAGCATCGACGACACATTCGAGCTGGTCGATCCCTCATCGCTCCGCTCCGCGGCCGGCAAATTCCGCAACGGAGAATGGCTGTCGGCAACGATCCTGGCGCCACAAATTTTTCATGCGGTGGGAACGCTGCTTTTCTTGTGGGTCTACGCGGCCACCTCGATCAAGCGACTGCACGATCGCGACAAGAGCGGCTGGTGGATGGTGCCCTTCTTCGTCATTCCCGGCCTTTACCAGCAACTCGGCGATCGGCTTGGCGATTTCTACACTGCCGGGTTTTTCGGGCTGGTCGTCGGCCTCCTTGCGCTCTGGGGCCTTGTCGAAATGTACTGCCTGCGCGGCAGCCCGTGGACCAACCGGTTCGGCGCCGACCCGCTGCCGAAGATCCAGACCCGGTCGCGCAGTGAGCCGCGCGCCTCGCCGCGCTGGGACCAGCAGAGCGAAGTGGAATTTGTTCCGCACAGTGCTGGCCCATCGCCGGGAGCTCATGTTAAGCGGGGGCATGAATGA
- the dapE gene encoding succinyl-diaminopimelate desuccinylase — protein sequence MNDALSIARDLLRCPSVTPADAGALAVLETILKAAAFTVHRVTFGEPGTADIDNLYARIGSAAPHITFAGHTDVVPPGDESAWSQGAFSGDVKDGFLYGRGAVDMKGGIACSVAAVLDYLAANGGKPGKDGKGSISFLITGDEEDISVNGTIKLLQWAAARGEKFDHCVLGEPSNVETLGDCIKIGRRGSQSGTLYVDGVQGHVAYPHRAANPVPDISRLIVALSDEPLDHGSAQFQASNLEFTSVDVGNTAGNVIPGQARAKFNIRFNDLHTQETLRELVEQRLAKAAGNRIRARIVWEPSNSNVFVTKPGAFTDLAVSAIEEVTGRKPELSTSGGTSDARFIASYCPVIEFGLVGQTMHQIDERTPVADLEKLTRIYRGILDRYFG from the coding sequence ATGAATGACGCCCTTTCCATCGCCCGCGATCTCCTCCGCTGCCCCTCGGTAACCCCGGCCGACGCCGGCGCGCTCGCCGTGCTCGAAACTATCCTGAAAGCCGCCGCCTTTACGGTGCACCGCGTTACCTTCGGCGAACCCGGCACCGCGGATATCGACAACCTCTATGCCCGCATCGGCAGCGCGGCCCCCCACATCACCTTTGCCGGGCATACCGACGTGGTGCCGCCGGGCGACGAGAGCGCCTGGAGCCAGGGCGCGTTCTCGGGCGACGTCAAGGACGGTTTTCTCTATGGTCGCGGCGCCGTCGACATGAAGGGCGGCATCGCCTGCAGCGTCGCGGCGGTGCTCGACTATCTGGCCGCCAATGGCGGCAAGCCGGGAAAGGACGGCAAAGGCTCGATCTCATTCCTGATCACCGGCGACGAGGAAGATATCTCGGTCAACGGCACCATCAAACTGCTGCAATGGGCGGCGGCGCGCGGCGAGAAATTCGACCATTGCGTGCTCGGCGAGCCCTCCAATGTCGAGACGCTCGGCGACTGCATCAAGATCGGCCGCCGCGGCTCGCAGTCGGGCACACTCTATGTCGACGGCGTGCAGGGTCATGTCGCCTACCCACATCGCGCCGCGAACCCGGTGCCGGATATTTCGCGGCTGATCGTGGCGCTCAGCGACGAGCCGCTCGATCACGGCAGCGCGCAATTCCAGGCCTCCAACCTCGAATTCACCTCGGTCGATGTCGGCAATACCGCTGGTAATGTGATCCCCGGCCAGGCGCGCGCCAAATTCAATATCCGCTTCAACGATCTCCATACCCAGGAGACGCTGCGGGAACTGGTCGAGCAGCGGCTGGCCAAAGCGGCCGGCAACCGGATCCGCGCCCGCATCGTGTGGGAGCCGTCGAACTCCAACGTGTTCGTGACAAAACCCGGCGCCTTCACCGATCTTGCGGTTTCAGCCATCGAAGAGGTTACCGGCCGAAAGCCGGAATTGAGCACGTCAGGCGGCACCTCGGACGCGCGCTTCATCGCCAGCTATTGCCCGGTGATCGAGTTCGGCCTGGTCGGCCAGACCATGCACCAGATCGACGAGCGCACGCCGGTCGCGGATCTGGAGAAGCTGACGCGGATCTATCGCGGGATTCTCGATCGGTATTTTGGCTAA
- a CDS encoding TIGR02281 family clan AA aspartic protease: protein MRNLMIFAALMAFLGTVMAQMADKMTPATPALANASILKASAETVGQAGSRSLSIPRDIRGHFLTEGRIDGQRIGFMVDTGASVVALNESSAARFGLRPSRGDYNASVATANGTIKAARTRIAMVDIGGLVVRDVDAMVLPDEALSENLLGLSFLSRLKRFEYANGQMVLEQ from the coding sequence ATGCGTAACCTTATGATCTTCGCGGCTTTGATGGCCTTTCTCGGCACCGTCATGGCGCAGATGGCCGACAAGATGACGCCGGCGACGCCCGCGCTCGCCAATGCCAGCATACTGAAGGCCTCCGCCGAGACCGTCGGCCAGGCGGGATCCCGCAGCCTCAGCATTCCCCGCGACATCAGGGGCCATTTCCTCACCGAAGGGCGGATCGACGGCCAGCGCATCGGCTTTATGGTCGATACCGGCGCCTCCGTCGTGGCCCTGAACGAAAGCTCCGCGGCGCGGTTCGGGCTGCGCCCTTCGCGCGGCGACTACAACGCCTCGGTCGCCACCGCCAACGGCACCATCAAGGCGGCGCGCACGCGCATTGCCATGGTCGATATCGGCGGCCTCGTGGTGCGCGATGTCGATGCCATGGTGCTGCCGGACGAGGCGCTGTCGGAAAACCTGCTCGGCTTGTCGTTTCTGTCGAGGCTGAAGCGCTTCGAATATGCCAATGGCCAGATGGTGCTGGAGCAGTAA
- a CDS encoding phosphomannomutase/phosphoglucomutase, whose protein sequence is MFPKPKAVLVPNTYAYESEPMVKATGFREYDARWLFGKEINLMGVQALGMGLGALIAELGVKQEVVTGHDFRGYSASIKYALISGLQAAGCRVHDIGLCMTPMAYFAQFELDVPCVAMVTASHNDNGWTGVKMGANRPLTFGPDEMTRLKEIVLNADFKNKAGGSYQFHENFPARYIADLTKRPKLKRKLKVVVACGNGTAGAFAPQVMEAIGCEVIPLDTELDHTFPKYNPNPEDMEMLHAIRDAVLEHKADVGLGFDGDGDRCGVVDNTGEEIFADKVGVMLARDMSAIHKDAQFVVDVKSTGLFVTDPLLQKQGARTTYWKTGHSYMKRRTHELGALAGFEKSGHFFFNKPLGRGYDDGLISAIAVCEMLDRAPAKSMADLKDALPKTWSSPTMSPHCADETKYGVVDAVVKHFEAMQNKGEKVAGQNIRDLVTVNGVRVTVEDGSWGLVRASSNKPELVVVVESPVAEQRMHDMFEAINVVLRTHPEVGEYNQKI, encoded by the coding sequence ATGTTCCCGAAGCCGAAAGCCGTGCTGGTTCCCAATACCTATGCCTATGAATCCGAGCCGATGGTGAAGGCGACGGGTTTTCGCGAATACGACGCGCGCTGGCTGTTCGGCAAGGAAATCAACCTGATGGGGGTCCAGGCGCTGGGCATGGGGCTGGGCGCGCTGATCGCCGAGCTCGGCGTCAAGCAGGAGGTCGTCACCGGGCACGATTTCCGCGGCTATTCGGCCTCGATCAAATACGCGCTGATCTCGGGGCTGCAGGCGGCGGGCTGCAGGGTCCACGATATCGGCCTGTGCATGACGCCGATGGCATATTTCGCGCAGTTCGAACTCGACGTGCCCTGCGTCGCGATGGTGACGGCGTCCCACAACGACAATGGCTGGACCGGCGTCAAGATGGGCGCCAACCGACCGCTCACGTTCGGCCCCGACGAGATGACGCGGCTGAAGGAGATCGTGCTCAACGCCGACTTCAAGAACAAGGCCGGCGGCTCCTACCAGTTTCACGAGAATTTTCCGGCGCGCTACATCGCCGATTTGACGAAGCGGCCCAAACTGAAGCGGAAGCTGAAAGTGGTGGTCGCCTGCGGCAACGGCACCGCGGGCGCGTTCGCGCCGCAGGTGATGGAGGCGATCGGCTGCGAGGTGATCCCGCTCGACACCGAGCTCGATCACACCTTCCCGAAATACAATCCCAATCCCGAAGACATGGAAATGCTGCACGCCATCCGCGACGCGGTGCTTGAGCACAAGGCTGATGTCGGCCTCGGCTTCGACGGCGACGGCGACCGCTGCGGCGTGGTCGACAATACCGGTGAGGAGATTTTTGCCGACAAGGTTGGTGTGATGCTGGCGCGGGACATGTCGGCGATCCACAAGGACGCGCAGTTCGTGGTCGACGTGAAATCGACCGGCCTGTTCGTGACGGACCCTCTGCTGCAAAAGCAGGGCGCCAGGACCACCTATTGGAAGACCGGCCATTCCTACATGAAGCGCCGCACCCACGAATTGGGCGCGCTGGCGGGTTTTGAGAAATCCGGCCACTTCTTCTTCAACAAGCCGCTCGGCCGCGGCTACGACGACGGCCTGATCTCGGCGATCGCGGTCTGCGAGATGCTGGATCGCGCGCCGGCTAAATCGATGGCGGATCTGAAGGACGCGCTGCCGAAGACCTGGTCGTCGCCGACCATGTCGCCCCATTGCGCGGACGAGACCAAATACGGCGTCGTCGACGCCGTGGTGAAGCATTTCGAGGCGATGCAGAACAAGGGCGAGAAGGTCGCAGGACAGAACATCCGCGATCTCGTCACCGTCAACGGCGTCCGCGTCACTGTCGAGGACGGCAGCTGGGGCCTGGTGCGGGCGTCCTCCAACAAGCCGGAACTGGTAGTGGTGGTCGAGAGCCCGGTGGCCGAGCAGCGGATGCACGACATGTTCGAGGCGATTAATGTGGTGCTGCGCACCCATCCCGAAGTCGGCGAATATAATCAGAAGATTTGA
- a CDS encoding Lrp/AsnC family transcriptional regulator, producing MTDLAVQLHEPNRRLDAIDRKILTVLQEDASLSVAEIGDRVGLSSTPCWKRIQRLEADGVILRRVALVDQNKIGLGITVFVSVESSDHSEAWLRKFADAVSAMPEVMEFYRMAGDVDYMLRVVVADMQSFDVFYKKLIGAVPLKNVTSRFAMEKIKSVTALPIPAAA from the coding sequence ATGACCGACCTCGCCGTTCAGCTCCACGAGCCCAACCGCCGCCTTGACGCTATCGACCGCAAGATTCTGACGGTACTTCAGGAGGACGCCTCGCTCTCCGTCGCCGAGATCGGCGACCGGGTCGGGCTGTCCTCGACGCCGTGCTGGAAGCGGATCCAGCGGCTGGAGGCCGACGGCGTGATCCTGCGCCGGGTCGCGCTGGTCGACCAGAACAAGATCGGGCTCGGCATCACCGTCTTCGTCTCGGTCGAGAGTTCAGATCATTCCGAGGCCTGGCTGCGCAAATTCGCCGATGCGGTCAGCGCGATGCCCGAGGTGATGGAGTTCTACCGGATGGCGGGCGACGTCGACTACATGCTGCGCGTCGTGGTCGCGGACATGCAGAGCTTCGATGTGTTCTACAAGAAGCTGATCGGCGCGGTGCCGCTGAAGAACGTCACCTCGCGCTTCGCGATGGAGAAGATCAAGTCGGTCACGGCGTTGCCGATCCCGGCGGCGGCTTGA
- a CDS encoding sugar kinase: MNFHTAAPKIPPRILCIGIPVRDLTFRVGGVPGRGSKENATHFDEICGGNALNAAIGIVRLGGRASICGPMGDVRETSTRFIFEKLAHEGIETKHLIHMPGLVTPISSVMVDPSGERTIVTFRDPELWKVHLPLTDELLEDCAAILTESRCAGFCTDLCAEARRRGIPVVVDVDRAMSLREGLLTASSHLVFSSEPLQETADVTDDGQALTKIAKLTPSFLAGTRGPKGTIWLDAQGHLQETQAFPVHTVDTLGAGDVFHGAFTLAITESQDIPTALRFASAAAALKCTRFGGAFAAPQRAEVEELLSTGRPAA; this comes from the coding sequence ATGAATTTCCACACCGCCGCGCCGAAGATTCCGCCGCGCATTCTCTGCATCGGCATTCCCGTGCGCGACCTGACGTTTCGCGTCGGCGGCGTCCCCGGGCGCGGCTCCAAGGAGAATGCCACCCATTTCGACGAGATATGCGGCGGCAACGCGCTCAACGCGGCGATCGGAATTGTCCGCCTCGGCGGCCGCGCCTCGATCTGCGGCCCCATGGGCGACGTCCGCGAAACATCGACCCGCTTCATCTTCGAAAAACTCGCTCATGAAGGCATCGAGACCAAACACCTCATTCACATGCCGGGACTGGTGACGCCGATCTCGTCCGTCATGGTCGATCCCAGCGGCGAGCGCACCATCGTCACTTTCCGCGATCCGGAATTGTGGAAGGTGCACCTGCCTTTGACCGATGAACTGCTGGAGGATTGCGCCGCCATCCTCACCGAGAGCCGCTGCGCGGGATTCTGCACCGATTTATGCGCCGAGGCGCGCCGGCGCGGCATCCCCGTGGTGGTGGACGTCGACCGCGCGATGTCGCTGCGGGAAGGGTTGCTCACCGCCTCTTCCCATCTCGTGTTCTCCAGCGAGCCGCTGCAGGAAACCGCCGATGTTACCGACGACGGCCAGGCGCTGACGAAGATCGCGAAGCTGACGCCGTCGTTCCTGGCGGGGACGCGCGGGCCGAAAGGCACGATCTGGCTCGACGCGCAGGGCCATCTGCAGGAGACGCAGGCCTTCCCGGTCCATACCGTGGATACGCTCGGCGCCGGTGACGTCTTCCACGGCGCATTCACCCTTGCCATCACCGAAAGCCAGGACATTCCGACCGCCCTGCGGTTCGCCTCCGCCGCCGCCGCGCTGAAATGCACCCGCTTTGGGGGTGCCTTCGCCGCACCGCAACGTGCTGAAGTTGAAGAGCTTTTGAGCACTGGCCGGCCGGCCGCCTAG
- the nudC gene encoding NAD(+) diphosphatase, which produces MTAFDSFPLGKPAFVTHILDRAAHLRSDDSKLMALEERRDARAYVVHRDSLVMKQEAEGPHALLTIEEALKFGANPGTIFLGLRDNAPLFGMGISAAAVESLLSRNDVKASELRGMVMQGLVPVEQLSAIAVAKSMVNWHQRHGYCANCGTRTAMREGGWKRECPNCKAEHFPRTDPVVIMLVTSGDKVLMGRQKQFPPGMYSCLAGFVEAAETIEDAVRREIFEESGIRCTDVNYYMTQPWPYPSSLMIGCTARATTDDIVVDRSELEDARWFDRAEATLMLKRQHPDGLAGPHPFAIAHHLLGRWVHGGEDGRA; this is translated from the coding sequence ATGACAGCATTCGATTCGTTTCCGCTGGGGAAGCCGGCTTTCGTCACCCATATCCTCGATCGCGCCGCGCATCTGCGCAGCGACGATTCCAAATTGATGGCGCTGGAGGAGCGCCGCGACGCCCGCGCCTATGTGGTGCATCGCGACTCGCTGGTGATGAAGCAGGAGGCCGAAGGTCCCCACGCGCTTCTGACCATCGAGGAAGCGCTGAAATTCGGCGCCAATCCCGGCACGATCTTTCTGGGCTTGCGCGACAACGCCCCGTTGTTCGGCATGGGGATCTCGGCCGCCGCAGTGGAGAGCCTGCTGTCCCGCAACGATGTCAAGGCAAGCGAACTGCGCGGCATGGTGATGCAGGGCCTGGTGCCGGTCGAGCAGCTTTCGGCGATCGCGGTGGCGAAATCGATGGTGAACTGGCATCAGCGCCACGGCTATTGCGCCAATTGCGGAACCCGCACGGCGATGCGGGAAGGTGGCTGGAAGCGCGAATGTCCGAACTGCAAGGCCGAGCATTTTCCGCGCACCGACCCTGTCGTGATCATGCTGGTGACCTCGGGGGACAAGGTGCTGATGGGACGGCAGAAGCAGTTCCCGCCTGGAATGTATTCGTGCCTCGCCGGATTCGTCGAAGCCGCCGAAACCATCGAGGACGCGGTTCGACGCGAGATTTTCGAGGAGTCCGGAATTCGCTGCACCGACGTCAATTACTACATGACCCAGCCCTGGCCGTATCCGTCGTCCCTGATGATCGGCTGCACGGCGCGCGCCACCACCGACGATATCGTGGTCGACCGCTCCGAACTGGAGGATGCGCGCTGGTTCGACCGCGCGGAAGCCACCCTGATGCTCAAGCGGCAGCATCCCGACGGCCTGGCGGGGCCACATCCCTTCGCCATCGCCCATCATTTGCTTGGCCGCTGGGTGCATGGGGGCGAGGACGGGCGCGCATAG
- a CDS encoding HIT domain-containing protein translates to MPSDAPAWSLHSQLTKDTIDIGDLPLCRVLVVKDAHYPWLLLVPRRPEAVEIIDLDEVEQAQLMTEISRTARALKDVTHCDKLNIAALGNAVPQLHVHLIARRTSDIAWPRPVWGVAPPLAHDAEEVQKFISALRRKIWLG, encoded by the coding sequence ATGCCTTCTGACGCCCCCGCATGGTCGCTGCATTCACAGCTCACGAAAGACACCATCGATATCGGCGACCTGCCGTTGTGCCGCGTGCTCGTGGTCAAGGACGCGCATTATCCTTGGCTGTTGCTGGTGCCGCGCCGGCCCGAGGCCGTGGAGATCATCGACCTCGACGAGGTCGAGCAAGCACAATTGATGACGGAAATCAGCCGCACCGCGCGCGCGCTCAAGGACGTCACCCACTGCGACAAGCTGAATATCGCAGCCCTCGGCAACGCGGTGCCGCAACTGCATGTCCATCTGATCGCGCGCCGTACCAGCGACATCGCCTGGCCGCGTCCGGTCTGGGGAGTGGCGCCGCCGCTGGCGCATGACGCCGAGGAAGTACAGAAATTCATCAGCGCGCTTCGCCGCAAGATCTGGCTTGGTTAG
- a CDS encoding DNA polymerase III subunit gamma/tau, with translation MTDAGVPLMPPNDAQGAPKAGSGPEAGKHYRVLARKYRPSSFEDLIGQDAVVRTVSNAFETGRIPQAWILTGVRGVGKTTTARILARALNYELPDGSVKGPTIHMPMLGVHCQAIMESRHMDVLEMDAASHTGVDDVRQINDSVRYAPASARYKVYIIDEVHMLSTAAFNAFLKTLEEPPEHAKFVFATTEIRKVPVTVLSRCQRFDLRRVEADVLMKHLGSIAAKENVEVEPEALGIIARAAEGSVRDSLSLFDQAIAHAAGLVRADAVRQMLGLADRTRVIDLFDSLARGDITSAFGEFREQYDVGADPIVVLSDLAEFVNFVTRVKVIPGIADNVAFSETERLRGRDFAAKLSMRVLSRMFQMLLKGIAEAQVATRPVAAAEMVLVRIAYVADMPTPDEAIRMIEQNGGASSPVTAETAAPRSAPAPTMSAAQPSSARMSSAPRTNAEASPRPQMIAQASDAQAAPSARRIASFPELVALAAEKRDLQTKAALEADVRLVRIEDGRLEVAMERSAARTLINDLSRKLEQWTGRRWTVIVSNEAGQPTVRSLNEAARNQRERAAEADPRVQEVLARFPGAKVVEVRRLAPEPPESDASGEDPAETPDSDDP, from the coding sequence ATGACCGATGCTGGCGTTCCCCTGATGCCCCCCAACGATGCGCAAGGCGCGCCAAAGGCCGGATCCGGGCCGGAAGCCGGCAAGCATTACCGGGTACTGGCACGCAAATACCGTCCCTCCAGTTTCGAGGATTTGATCGGCCAGGATGCCGTGGTCCGCACCGTTTCGAACGCGTTCGAGACCGGGCGGATTCCGCAGGCCTGGATCCTGACCGGCGTACGCGGGGTCGGCAAGACCACCACGGCGCGGATCCTCGCCCGCGCGCTGAATTACGAGCTGCCGGATGGCTCGGTGAAGGGCCCGACCATCCACATGCCGATGCTCGGCGTGCATTGCCAGGCGATCATGGAAAGCCGGCACATGGACGTCCTGGAAATGGACGCCGCGTCCCACACCGGTGTCGATGACGTGCGCCAGATCAACGACAGCGTGCGCTACGCGCCGGCCAGCGCCCGCTACAAGGTCTACATCATCGACGAAGTCCACATGCTCTCGACGGCGGCGTTCAACGCCTTCCTGAAGACGCTGGAAGAGCCGCCGGAGCACGCCAAATTCGTATTTGCGACCACCGAAATCCGCAAAGTGCCGGTGACGGTGCTGTCACGCTGCCAGCGTTTCGATCTGCGCCGGGTCGAGGCCGACGTGCTGATGAAGCATCTCGGCAGCATCGCGGCAAAGGAAAACGTCGAGGTCGAGCCGGAAGCGCTGGGGATCATCGCCCGCGCCGCCGAGGGCTCGGTGCGCGATTCGCTGTCGCTGTTCGATCAGGCGATCGCGCATGCGGCGGGTCTCGTCCGTGCCGATGCCGTGCGGCAGATGCTCGGGCTGGCCGACCGCACCCGGGTGATCGATCTGTTCGATTCGCTGGCGCGCGGCGATATCACCAGTGCGTTCGGGGAATTTCGCGAGCAGTACGATGTCGGCGCCGATCCGATCGTGGTGCTGTCCGATCTCGCCGAGTTCGTCAATTTCGTCACCCGGGTCAAGGTGATTCCCGGGATCGCCGACAATGTCGCCTTCAGCGAGACCGAACGGCTGCGCGGGCGCGACTTCGCCGCCAAGCTCTCGATGCGGGTGCTGTCGCGGATGTTTCAGATGCTGCTCAAGGGCATCGCCGAGGCACAGGTAGCGACCCGTCCGGTCGCGGCGGCGGAAATGGTGCTGGTGCGCATCGCCTATGTCGCCGACATGCCGACGCCGGACGAGGCGATCCGGATGATCGAGCAGAATGGCGGCGCATCGTCGCCGGTGACGGCCGAAACCGCCGCGCCGCGCAGCGCGCCGGCCCCGACAATGTCGGCGGCCCAGCCATCGTCCGCGCGGATGTCCAGCGCGCCCCGAACCAATGCCGAGGCCTCGCCGCGGCCCCAAATGATCGCACAGGCGTCCGACGCGCAGGCAGCGCCTTCGGCGCGGCGGATCGCGAGCTTCCCGGAACTGGTGGCGCTCGCCGCCGAGAAGCGCGACCTGCAGACCAAGGCCGCGCTCGAAGCCGACGTCCGCCTGGTCCGCATCGAGGACGGCCGGCTAGAGGTGGCGATGGAGCGCAGCGCGGCGCGCACGCTGATCAACGATCTCTCCCGCAAGCTCGAGCAATGGACCGGCCGGCGCTGGACCGTGATCGTATCCAACGAAGCAGGCCAACCAACGGTGCGTTCGCTGAACGAAGCCGCGAGGAATCAGCGCGAGCGCGCCGCCGAGGCCGATCCGCGGGTGCAGGAAGTGCTGGCGCGGTTTCCCGGCGCCAAGGTGGTCGAGGTGCGCAGGCTTGCCCCGGAGCCGCCGGAATCCGATGCTAGCGGTGAAGACCCCGCCGAGACCCCCGACAGCGACGATCCATAG
- a CDS encoding YbaB/EbfC family nucleoid-associated protein has translation MADFLGMMKQAAQLQSKMQEMQEELGHVEVEGISGGGLVSVRMTAKMEVKAVKIDPSLMKADEREILEDLLVTAHNEARRKAEAAMAEKMQALTGGMGLPPGLGLT, from the coding sequence ATGGCTGATTTTCTCGGCATGATGAAACAGGCGGCGCAGCTGCAGTCGAAGATGCAGGAGATGCAGGAAGAGCTCGGCCATGTCGAGGTCGAGGGCATTTCCGGCGGTGGCCTGGTCAGCGTGCGCATGACCGCGAAGATGGAAGTGAAGGCGGTCAAGATCGACCCCAGCCTGATGAAGGCGGACGAGCGCGAAATCCTCGAAGACCTGCTGGTGACCGCGCATAATGAAGCGCGGCGCAAGGCGGAAGCCGCGATGGCCGAAAAGATGCAGGCGCTGACCGGCGGAATGGGCCTGCCGCCGGGACTGGGCCTCACCTGA
- the recR gene encoding recombination mediator RecR, with amino-acid sequence MATAVAGPEIERLIQLLARLPGLGPRSARRAALHLIKKREALMTPLSAALQVAIDKIQVCKTCGNIDTQNPCTVCTDPRRDGSIIVVVADVADLWALERAHATSGRYHVLGATLSPLDGVGPQDLTIEALVKRAHDPQVQEIILALNATVDGQTTAHYITDLLQEANVKVTRLAHGVPVGGELDYLDEGTLSAAMRQRTLF; translated from the coding sequence ATGGCCACTGCGGTTGCCGGCCCCGAAATCGAACGCCTGATCCAGCTCCTGGCGCGGCTGCCGGGGCTCGGCCCGCGTTCGGCGCGGCGCGCGGCGCTGCACCTGATCAAGAAGCGCGAGGCGCTGATGACGCCGCTCTCCGCGGCGCTGCAGGTGGCGATCGACAAGATCCAGGTCTGCAAGACCTGCGGCAATATCGACACCCAGAATCCCTGCACGGTATGCACCGATCCGCGACGCGACGGCTCGATCATCGTCGTGGTCGCCGACGTCGCCGACCTCTGGGCGCTGGAGCGAGCGCATGCGACCAGCGGGCGCTATCACGTGCTGGGGGCGACGTTGTCGCCGCTCGACGGCGTCGGCCCGCAGGACCTGACCATCGAGGCGCTCGTCAAGCGCGCCCACGATCCGCAGGTTCAGGAGATCATCCTCGCGCTCAATGCCACCGTCGACGGCCAGACCACGGCGCACTACATCACCGACCTCCTGCAGGAGGCGAACGTCAAGGTGACGCGGCTCGCCCACGGCGTGCCGGTCGGCGGCGAACTCGATTATCTCGACGAAGGCACCTTGTCCGCGGCGATGCGACAGCGGACCCTGTTCTAA
- a CDS encoding malate/lactate/ureidoglycolate dehydrogenase, protein MADYRTVKADSLTSVVRSIVKAGGSSDREADLVATNLVEANLKGHDSHGVGMVPRYIDAMKEGGLKINQHVGVVMDGGAMLTLDGNVGYGQVMGFEAMELGAERAKRNGVCVVGLSNSHHIGRIGHWAEQCIGHGLVSIHFVNVLARPIVAPFGGRDARHGTNPFCVGIPRPGKDPIVLDFATSKIAQGKTRVAYNKGEQLAPSTIIDDHGNPSTDPRFTVIEPSGAILPFGEHKGSGLALICELLGGALSGGKTLSGKPDAGRKVINSMFSILIDPAKMGTGENLAREMESFVAWHIASPPAEGVDRVKIAGEPEREWKKQRLAAGIPVDPTTWQEIVAAGAKVGLDNAAIEKLAS, encoded by the coding sequence ATGGCCGATTATCGCACCGTCAAAGCCGATTCCCTCACCAGCGTGGTTCGCAGCATCGTCAAGGCGGGCGGCTCATCCGACCGCGAAGCCGATCTGGTCGCCACCAACCTGGTCGAAGCCAACCTGAAGGGCCATGACTCGCACGGCGTCGGCATGGTGCCGCGCTACATCGACGCGATGAAGGAAGGCGGACTCAAGATCAACCAGCATGTCGGCGTGGTGATGGACGGCGGCGCCATGCTCACCCTCGATGGCAATGTCGGCTACGGCCAGGTGATGGGTTTTGAGGCGATGGAACTGGGCGCCGAGCGCGCCAAGCGCAACGGCGTGTGCGTGGTCGGTCTGTCCAACTCGCATCACATCGGCCGCATCGGCCATTGGGCCGAGCAGTGCATCGGCCACGGCCTGGTTTCCATCCATTTCGTCAACGTGCTGGCGCGGCCGATCGTCGCCCCCTTTGGCGGCCGCGACGCGCGCCACGGCACCAACCCGTTTTGCGTCGGCATCCCGCGGCCGGGAAAAGACCCCATCGTGCTCGACTTCGCCACCAGCAAGATCGCCCAGGGCAAGACCCGCGTGGCCTACAACAAGGGCGAACAGCTGGCCCCCAGCACCATCATCGACGACCACGGCAACCCCTCGACCGACCCGCGCTTTACCGTGATCGAGCCGTCGGGCGCGATCCTGCCGTTCGGCGAGCACAAGGGCTCGGGCCTGGCTCTGATCTGCGAACTCCTGGGTGGCGCGCTCTCGGGCGGCAAGACCCTGAGCGGCAAGCCGGACGCCGGCCGCAAGGTGATCAACAGCATGTTTTCGATTCTGATCGATCCCGCCAAAATGGGCACCGGCGAGAACCTGGCGCGCGAGATGGAAAGCTTCGTCGCCTGGCACATCGCCTCGCCGCCCGCCGAAGGCGTGGACCGTGTGAAGATCGCCGGCGAGCCGGAACGAGAATGGAAGAAGCAGCGCCTGGCCGCGGGCATCCCGGTCGACCCCACCACCTGGCAGGAGATCGTCGCCGCCGGCGCCAAGGTAGGCCTGGACAACGCGGCGATCGAGAAGCTGGCGAGTTAA